Proteins encoded together in one Papaver somniferum cultivar HN1 unplaced genomic scaffold, ASM357369v1 unplaced-scaffold_117, whole genome shotgun sequence window:
- the LOC113329747 gene encoding uncharacterized protein LOC113329747 encodes MADNVTAEDIRNFYLDGRALYRQMVVNSGMDLVACIYAIALWISLEGMGFPNLIQKLLRTHDMVVNMILDEAVLCFRWLQSVTPPAPVSESDMPLTEEFMGGKPINLLLVYNYRMDLLAKVNHRVFESFVTAFDDIIQEVSGMSFAQLNIQPLIPDQHDCHVYPYHYPQQEAPVVGGPSVYHSVFQCKPLYGLKRADGVLIGMYHVFKPSRMMYTGGSASSVPMNLPNHTLPVEEERLSDIKRSIFFTFDRENPVQQRELEGFLERSFGEGCILQVTMQQVPDDEQPLWASVVLYSDIPVLEIMEGREIAPMTINGKKVWAGKEWM; translated from the exons ATGGCTGATAATGTTACCGCAGAAGATATCAGAAACTTCTATCTAGATGGCAGAGCGTTATATAGACAGATGGTAGTTAACAGCGGTATGGATTTAGTGGCATGCATATATGCCATCGCACTATGGATTTCCCTGGAAGGAATGGGGTTTCCAAATCTTATTCAGAAGCTCCTAAGAACCCATGATATGGTGGTAAACATGATCCTGGATGAAGCAGTACTCTGTTTTCGATGGCTTCAGTCAGTTACCCCGCCTGCACCCGTAAGTGAGTCTGATATGCCATTAACTGAAGAGTTTATGGGTGGAAAACCAATAAATTTGTTACTGGTATATAATTACAGGATGGATCTGTTAGCAAAAGTGAATCATAGAGTTTTCGAATCATTTGTCACCGCTTTTGATGACATCATCCAAGAAGTTTCTGGCATGAGCTTTGCCCAGTTGAATATTCAGCCTTTGATACCAGATCAACATGATTGCCATGTGTATCCTTATCACTACCCGCAACAGGAAGCGCCTGTTGTTGGCGGACCCTCGGTATATCATTCTGTTTTTCAATGCAAACCACTATATGGTTTGAAGAGAGCTGATGGTGTCCTCATCGGAATGTATCACGTCTTTAAGCCTTCAAGGATGATGTATACTGGTGGTTCTGCATCATCCGTACCGATGAATCTTCCAAATCACACACTGCCCGTTGAGGAAGAACGTCTTTCAGATATCAAGCGTTCAATATTCTTTACGTTTGATCGAGAAAATCCCGTTCAACAAAGAGAACTCGAAGGTTTTCTAGAGAG ATCTTTTGGCGAGGGCTGTATCCTGCAAGTTACGATGCAGCAAGTTCCTGACGATGAGCAGCCATTATGGGCATCCGTTGTCTTGTATTCTGATATCCCCGTCCTTGAAATCATGGAAGGAAGAGAAATAGCACCGATGACTATAAACGGGAAGAAAGTTTGGGCTGGGAAAGAATGGATGTGA